The Panicum virgatum strain AP13 chromosome 5K, P.virgatum_v5, whole genome shotgun sequence genome has a window encoding:
- the LOC120707729 gene encoding uncharacterized protein LOC120707729, protein MSFPSDIDGATAMAGNHHHLIDIAADANLGAALGTTYGGAAPVGGGGGNEKKWLRKLTSATVNTAVLRDLISRTPMLWYLGERSGTIFRPCARREPVEALHAVRAVAIGPFHRGDRGLPFPEDAKLPFMRYLQDQWGLDVDGYIAALCRERDRLRDEFSVDGDADAATAETLDDEDRFLEMLLLDSCFVLVVSMMLSKTGTGDDADSVAWAASINRDYFILHMAVAQHADDIKLDMLVLENQVPLAAVRLLAASCSGLRLRHSVEELVLGCFDDICPKRTRCAGDAAGEFHHVLHLFHWSRVPKDKYCVLSTPRKLLKIKKESERLFPCAMELRRSAVWFRQASSSRCGDLDMGFWRHPASPVAVMSVPCFHVHEYSAAVLHNLVAFEKHFYWAHGACVTAHVARMEGLVRCQQDAAMLRKRGVLASTRRTDGLVALFRELGEETVGARLPDAYGEMLDAVARHRARRVSSWCGGFVLHFFPSPWVAVSLAAAVALIFVPSMLQTVYTMFGYFKSS, encoded by the coding sequence ATGAGCTTCCCATCAGACATAGATGGAGCAACCGCCATGGCGGGGAACCATCACCACCTGATCGACATCGCGGCGGACGCGAACTTGGGCGCCGCCCTTGGCACCACCTATGGTGGCGCGGCGCcggtgggtggcggcggcggaaacgAGAAGAAGTGGCTGCGCAAGCTGACGTCGGCGACGGTGAACACAGCCGTGCTCCGAGACCTCATCTCGCGGACTCCGATGCTGTGGTATCTCGGCGAGCGCTCGGGGACGATCTTCCGGCCGTGCGCGCGGCGCGAGCCCGTGGAGGCGCTCCACGCGGTGCGCGCCGTGGCCATCGGCCCGTTCCACCGCGGCGACCGTGGCCTCCCCTTCCCGGAGGACGCCAAGCTGCCGTTCATGCGTTACCTGCAGGACCAGTGGGGGCTCGACGTGGACGGGTACATCGCGGCGCTCTGCCGGGAGCGAGACCGCCTCCGCGACGAGTTCTCCGTCGACGGCGACGCTGACGCGGCCACCGCGGAGACCCTGGACGACGAGGACAGGTTCCtggagatgctgctgctggacagCTGCTTCGTCCTCGTGGTGAGCATGATGCTCAGCAAGACCGGCACCGGGGATGACGCCGAcagcgtggcgtgggcggcgtcCATCAACAGGGATTACTTCATCCTGCACATGGCCGTGGCGCAGCACGCCGACGACATCAAGCTGGACATGCTCGTGCTCGAGAACCAGGTCCCCTTGGCGGCCGTCAGGCTCCTCGCCGCCTCGTGCTCGGGGCTCAGGCTCCGGCACTCCGTCGAGGAGCTCGTGCTGGGATGCTTCGACGACATCTGCCCGAAGCGAACGCGctgcgccggcgacgccgcgggTGAGTTCCACCACGTCCTGCATCTCTTCCACTGGTCCCGCGTGCCCAAGGACAAGTACTGCGTCCTCTCCACGCCGCGGAAGCTCCTCAAGATAAAGAAAGAGTCGGAGCGCCTGTTCCCCTGCGCCATGGAGCTCCGACGGTCGGCGGTATGGTTCCGGCAGGCGTCGTCGTCGCGCTGCGGCGACCTGGACATGGGGTTCTGGCGCCACCCGGCGAGCCCGGTGGCCGTGATGAGCGTGCCGTGCTTCCACGTCCACGAGTACAGCGCGGCGGTGCTCCACAACCTCGTGGCCTTCGAGAAGCACTTCTACTGGGCGCACGGCGCGTGCGTGACGGCGCACGTGGCGCGGATGGAGGGCCTGGTCCGGTGCCAGCAGGACGCGGCCATGCTCCGCAAGCGAGGGGTCCTCGCCAGCACGCGGCGCACCGACGGGCTGGTGGCCCTGTTCCGGGAGCTCGGCGAGGAGACCGTCGGGGCGCGGCTCCCCGACGCGTACGGCGAGATGCTCGACGCCGTGGCCCGGCACCGGGCCCGGCGCGTGAGCAGCTGGTGTGGCGGCTTCGTGCTGCACTTCTTCCCGTCGCCGTGGGTGGCCgtctcgctcgccgccgccgtggcgctcATCTTCGTGCCGTCGATGCTGCAGACGGTCTACACCATGTTCGGTTACTTCAAGAGTAGCTGA
- the LOC120707727 gene encoding UDP-glycosyltransferase 88A1-like, which produces MEEGAAAAAVGGRPVVLYPSPGMGHLVSMIELGKNLGARGLPVTILVIDPPYDAGATGPFLAGVSAASPSISFHRLPKVERLAPVRTKHHEGLTFQAIRASNPGLREFLAAASPAPAALVVDFFCSVALGVARDLGVPGYFFFTSGAQVLAFFLYLPVLHARAAKDFRDMGEEPVRVPGIAPFPATHGILPLMARDDAAYEGFLSSSAELSRCDGVIVNTFRLLEPRAVEAVVAGRCTPPGLPTAPVHCIGPLIKSQEVLGEGGEACLAWLDAQPEASVVFLCFGSIGRFGAEQIREVAAGLEACGQRFLWVVRAPPIDDPARKYDKPPEPDLGALLPEGFLARTKDRGLVVKSWAPQRDVLAHAAVGGFVTHCGWNSVLEAVMAGVPMLAWPLYAEQRMNRVFLEEEMRLAVAVEGYDSESGLVAAGEVAAKVRWLMESDSGRALRERTLAAMRQAHDALRQGGESEAALAGLVDEWRRA; this is translated from the coding sequence ATggaggagggcgccgccgcagctgcggTCGGGGGGCGGCCGGTGGTGCTGTACCCGTCGCCGGGGATGGGCCACCTGGTCTCCATGATCGAGCTCGGCAAGAACCTCGGCGCACGGGGCCTGCCCGTCACCATACTCGTCATCGACCCGCCCTACGACGCGGGTGCCACGGGCCCCTTCCTCGCGGGCGTCTCCGCGGCCAGCCCCTCCATCTCCTTCCACCGCCTGCCCAAGGTGGAGCGGCTCGCCCCGGTCAGGACCAAGCACCACGAGGGGCTCACCTTCCAGGCCATCCGCGCCTCCAACCCGGGCCTCCGGGAGTTCCTGGCCGCCgcgtccccggcgccggcggccctcgTCGTCGACTTCTTCTGCAGCGTCGCGCTCGGGGTCGCCAGGGACCTCGGCGTGCCGGGGTACTTCTTCTTCACCTCGGGCGCCCAGGTCCTGGCCTTCTTCCTGTACCTCCCGGTGCTCCACGCGCGGGCCGCGAAGGACTTCCGGGACATGGGGGAGGAGCCCGTGCGCGTCCCGGGCATCGCGCCGTTCCCGGCGACGCACGGCATCCTGCCGCTCATGGCGCGGGACGACGCGGCCTACGAGGGCTTCCTCAGCTCCAGCGCCGAGCTCTCCCGCTGCGACGGCGTCATCGTCAACACGTTCCGCCTGCTCGAGCCGCGCGCCGTCGAGGCCGTGGTCGCGGGCCGCTGCACGCCCCCCGGCCTCCCGACGGCGCCCGTCCACTGCATCGGCCCGCTGATCAAGTCGCAGGAGGTGCTgggcgagggcggcgaggcGTGCCTGGCGTGGCTGGACGCACAGCCGGAGGCGAGCGTGGTATTCCTCTGCTTCGGCAGCATCGGCCGGTTCGGCGCGGAGCAGAtcagggaggtggcggcggggctgGAGGCCTGCGGGCAGCGGTTCCTGTGGGTGGTCCGCGCCCCGCCCATCGACGACCCGGCGAGGAAGTACGACAagccgccggagccggaccTGGGCGCGCTGCTCCCTGAGGGGTTCCTGGCCCGGACCAAGGACAGGGGCCTCGTCGTCAAGTCGTGGGCGCCGCAGCGGGACGTGCTGGCGCACGCGGCCGTCGGCGGCTTCGTCACGCACTGCGGCTGGAACTCGGTGCTGGAGGCCGTGATGGCGGGAGTGCCCATGCTGGCGTGGCCGCTCTACGCGGAGCAGCGGATGAACCGGGTGTTCCTGGAGGAGGAGATGCgcctggccgtggccgtggaAGGGTACGACAGCGAGAGCGGGCTCGTGGCGGCCGGGGAGGTGGCGGCCAAGGTGCGGTGGCTCATGGAGTCCGACAGCGGGAGGGCGCTCCGGGAGCGCACGCTCGCGGCCATGCGGCAGGCGCACGACGCCCTGCGCCAGGGCGGCGAGTCAGAGGCCGCACTGGCCGGGCTCGTGGACGAGTGGAGACGCGCTTGA